A region from the Triplophysa rosa linkage group LG4, Trosa_1v2, whole genome shotgun sequence genome encodes:
- the rhoh gene encoding rho-related GTP-binding protein RhoH, giving the protein MMNGVEETSVKCVLVGDCAVGKTALLVRFTSETFPETYKPTVYENTGVDVFMDGIQISLGLWDTAGHDTFRQIRPMSYQQADVVLLCYSVANPNSLLNLRQKWIAEVKENLPKVPVLVVATQTDHREMGPYRANCTTASEGKQVAQEIRAKGYLECSALSNRGVQQVFECAVRTAVNRARRQTRRRLLHFNPCKVS; this is encoded by the coding sequence ATGATGAATGGGGTGGAAGAGACCTCTGTGAAATGCGTGCTGGTCGGGGACTGCGCGGTGGGTAAAACAGCCCTCCTTGTACGCTTCACTTCTGAGACGTTCCCAGAGACCTACAAACCCACCGTCTACGAAAACACTGGCGTTGATGTATTCATGGATGGAATCCAGATTAGTTTGGGATTGTGGGATACAGCAGGACACGACACATTCCGACAAATCCGGCCCATGTCTTATCAGCAGGCGGATGTGGTTTTGCTGTGTTATTCCGTGGCAAATCCTAACTCGTTACTTAATTTACGGCAAAAGTGGATCGCTGAGGTGAAGGAGAATCTCCCGAAAGTACCTGTTCTGGTTGTGGCCACACAGACGGATCATCGCGAGATGGGCCCGTATCGTGCCAACTGCACCACAGCCTCGGAGGGCAAACAAGTGGCACAGGAGATCCGTGCCAAAGGATACCTGGAATGCTCGGCACTCAGCAACCGTGGCGTGCAACAGGTTTTTGAATGTGCAGTTCGTACGGCCGTTAATCGGGCGCGAAGACAGACAAGGCGAAGACTGCTACACTTTAACCCCTGTAAAGTCTCCTAA
- the chrna9a gene encoding neuronal acetylcholine receptor subunit alpha-9, which produces MKIIFLVIHISMFLHAVFSAQGRYAQKLLNDLMENYSNALRPVEDTDKALNVTLQITLSQIKDMDEKNQVLTTYLWVRQIWHDAYLSWDKDEYDGLEVIRIPSSLVWRPDIVLYNNADEEDSSGPPETNVVLRYNGEITWDSPAITKSSCKVDVSYFPFDYQQCNLTFGSWTYNGNQVDISMGMESGDLSDFVENVEWECHGMPAVKNVIMYGCCSDPYPDITYTLLLKRRSSFYIFNLLLPCFLISFLAPLGFYLPADSGEKVSLGVTVLLALTVFQMMVAESMPPSESVPLIGKYYIATMTMITASTSLTIFIMNIHFCGAEAKPVPHWAKVLIIDYMSKIFFVYEVGENCTTPESERGLLLSEDPLASLERDGYFDKEFCGDCHHNRRNHGPFNGYNHHRHENNLHGNGYHHSNGDYHRQKHQRRTQSNSPVRPKSHQNKYIHYIGRDESEKHPLTNQEKLKESELSIPEKLKGYSYDDANGYLSGVGYPHDGYGKTYGADNYNKTTICICGQHQKVVRNIEYISNCFREQRAHQAKGAEWKKIAKVMDRFFMWVFFIMVFLMSILVMAKAS; this is translated from the exons ATGAAGATAATTTTTCTTGTGATTCACATTAGCATGTTCCTACATG CTGTGTTCTCTGCTCAGGGTCGTTATGCTCAGAAACTGTTAAACGATCTAATGGAGAACTATTCTAATGCTTTACGACCCGTGGAGGACACGGACAAAGCCCTCAACGTCACTCTACAGATCACACTCTCACAGATCAAAGACATG GATGAGAAGAACCAGGTGTTGACCACATACCTGTGGGTGCGTCAGATCTGGCACGATGCATACCTGAGCTGGGACAAAGATGAGTATGATGGACTTGAGGTCATTCGAATACCCAGCAGCCTCGTGTGGAGACCAGACATCGTCCTGTATAACAA CGCGGATGAGGAGGACTCCTCAGGGCCTCCAGAAACTAATGTGGTGTTGAGATATAATGGTGAGATCACCTGGGACTCCCCTGCCATTACCAAGAGCTCCTGTAAGGTGGACGTCTCTTATTTCCCCTTTGACTATCAGCAGTGTAACCTCACCTTTGGCTCCTGGACATATAATGGCAACCAG GTGGACATTAGTATGGGAATGGAGAGCGGTGACCTCTCCGACTTTGTGGAGAACGTGGAATGGGAGTGTCACGGGATGCCAGCGGTCAAGAACGTCATCATGTACGGCTGCTGCTCTGACCCATACCCCGACATCACATACACGCTTCTTCTGAAGCGCCGTTCCTCCTTCTACATCTTCAATCTGCTCCTGCCGTGCTTCCTCATCTCTTTCCTGGCCCCACTGGGCTTCTACCTGCCCGCTGATTCTGGGGAGAAGGTCTCACTGGGGGTGACGGTGCTGCTGGCTCTGACCGTGTTTCAGATGATGGTGGCGGAGAGCATGCCTCCTTCAGAAAGCGTTCCACTTATTG GTAAATACTACATTGCAACAATGACCATGATAACAGCCTCTACATCCTTGACCATCTTCATCATGAACATACATTTCTGTGGAGCAGAAGCGAAACCTGTGCCCCACTGGGCCAAAGTCCTCATCATCGACTACATGTCAAAAATCTTCTTTGTGTATGAGGTAGGGGAGAACTGCACCACACCTGAAAGCGAGCGAGGCCTGTTGCTCTCCGAAGACCCTCTGGCTAGCCTGGAGAGAGATGGGTACTTTGACAAAGAGTTTTGCGGTGACTGTCATCACAACAGAAGAAACCACGGTCCGTTTAATGGCTACAATCATCACAGGCATGAGAATAATCTCCACGGAAATGGATACCATCACAGCAACGGTGACTATCACAGGCAAAAACATCAACGGAGGACCCAATCAAATTCTCCTGTCAGACCAAAAAGCCATCAGAATAAATACATACACTACATTGGTCGAGACGAAAGCGAGAAACACCCGCTGACAAATCAGGAAAAGCTGAAAGAAAGCGAACTTTCCATTCCGGAAAAACTCAAGGGATATTCTTACGATGACGCCAATGGATATCTCAGTGGAGTTGGATATCCCCATGACGGCTATGGTAAAACCTATGGAGCGGACAACTACAATAAGACCACAATATGTATCTGCGGGCAACATCAGAAAGTGGTGCGAAACATCGAGTACATTTCCAACTGTTTTAGAGAGCAGAGGGCGCATCAGGCGAAAGGAGCCGAGTGGAAGAAGATTGCCAAGGTGATGGACAGATTCTTCATGTGGGTGTTTTTCATCATGGTCTTTCTCATGAGCATCCTTGTCATGGCCAAGGCCTCATAG